CGGCAGCCAGGCGTACACGATGGTGTCGACCGTGCCGATCGCGATGGAGCCGCGCAGGCGGGAGCCGTCCCCGGCGAGGTCGCGGAACTCGGTGGCGAGCCGCACGATCTCCTCGGCGCGGCGCAGCGCGTCCTGTCCCTGCGGGGTGAGGCGCACGGTGCGCAGGTCGCGCTCGAAGAGGCGCACCCCGAGGTCGCGCTCCAGGGTCGCGATGCGGTTGGAGACGGCCGCCTGGGTCGTGTGCAGCTTCTCGGCCGCGCTCGAGAAGCTGCGCAGCTTGGCGACCCACAGGAAGGTTTCGAGGAAGCGCAGGTTCAAGGGCGGCGTCCGGGTCCGGTCGGGTCCGCATGATACCCCGGATCGACGCGGAGGCCATGGCGCCTCTCCTCGCGGGCGCCGCAACATGGCAGAAGAGGCGGCACCGGTGGCCGGCAGGGAACGGAGAGCAGCCGACATGATGCTGAAGCACGGGCTGTATCCGCCGCTATTGCCGTTCCGCTCGTTCCGCCTCGCGGTCGACCCGCCGCACGAGCTGCATGTGGAGGAGGGCGGCGACCCGGCGGGGATCCCCGTCCTGGCCCTGCACGGCGGGCCGGGCTCCGCCTTCCGGTCGCACACGCCGCAGAGCTTCCACCCCGGGCGCTTCCGGGTGGTCCGCTTCGACCAGCGCGGCTGCGGCCGCTCCACCCCGCTCGGGTGCCTGGACGCGAACACGACGGAGCACCTGGTCGCCGACATCGAGCGGGTGCGGGAGGCGCTCGGGATCGAGCGATGGCTGGTGACGGGGGCGTCCTGGGGCTGCCTGCTGGCGCTCGTCTACGGCCTCGCGCACCCGGACCGCTGCCTGGGGTTCCGCCTGCAGGGCGTCCAGTTCGCCGACCGCGCGGGCATCCGCGCCTGGTTCCACGACGCCGGGCGCTTCTTCCCGGAGGCCTACGAGGCCTTCGCGGGGCACGTGCCGGAGGAAGAGCGCGGCGACCTGGTGGCGGCCTACCATCGCCGGCTGGTCGATCCCGACCCGGCCATGCACGAGCCGGCCGCGCGCGCGCTCCGCCTCTGGCTGGCGACCGTGCAGGTGGTCTCGGCGAGCCCCGCCTACGTCTTCTCACTGTCGGACCCGGTGGCGGCGCGGGTGATCGGGACACTGATCACGCACTATTGCCTCAACGGCTATTTCGTGCCCGAAGGCGCGGTGCTCGCCGGGATCGGCCGGCTCCGGCACCTGCCCTGCGAGATCGTCCAGGGGCGCATCGACATGGTCACGGCGCCGGAGGCGGCGTGGCGGCTGAAGGCGGCCTGGCCGGGGGCGCGGCTCACCGTCGTGGACGTCGCCAACCACGTGGCGACGCCCGAGGCGCCGGACCTCTCGACGGCCATCACGGAGGCGACGGACCGGCTCGCCGACCGGCTGGAGGGCCGCGGCCCGGCGCTCGCCGACTACCTGGCGCTCGCGTCCCATCAGGCCCCCACCCTCTCGGACGACGGTACGCTGCTCGCCTGGATCGCCGACGAGACCGGCTCCGGGCAGATCTGGACGATGGCGCGCCCCGGCGGCCGTCCCTCCCCCCGGCTGATCCTTCCCGATCCGGTGACCAGCGTCGCGTTTCGGCCGAAGAGCCGGGACATCCTGTTCACGACCGATGGCGGCGGCGACGAGCGGACCCAGCTTTGGCTGCTCCGGGACGGGCAGGCCGCGCCGGAGCCGCTGACGCAGGACCCCAGGGTCTTGCACGCGGGGGCGACCTTCGATCCGCCCGGGCAGCGCCTCGTCTACGCGGCGAACGCCCGGACCGCGGCCGACATGGACATCCACCTGAAGAGCCTCGAAACCGGGGAGACCCGCGTGATCCTCGCCGGCCAGGGCTGGCGGACGCCCATGAAGGTCTCGCCGGACGGAACGCTGATCCTGGTCCAGGACAACGGGCGCGGCCTCCACGACGCCGATCTCCTGACCGTCGAGGTGGCGACGGGCGAGATCCGGCCGCTCCTATCGCGCCGGGAAGCCCATGTGGCGGCGGCGCGTTTCGTGGAGGGCGGCGCGGCGCTGCTGCTCGTCACGGATGCCGGCCGCGCGTTCCACGGCCTGGCCCGTCTCCCGCTCGCCGGCGGCGCGCTCGAATGGCTGGCGACCCCGGAGGGGGACGTGGAGGCGGCGGTCACGCTCGGCGACGACGGCCATGCGGCCGTGGCGGTCAACCGGGACGGGGTGTCCCGCATCCTGATCTTCGACCTCGGCACGGGCGAGAGCCGCCCGGTCGAGGGCCTGCCGGCGGGGCGCGTCACGAGCCTGCTCGCGGCCGACGGCGGCCGACGGCTCGTGGTGGCGCTGGCGCGATTCGACCGGCCGTCCGCGATCCTTGAGGTCGACCTGGATGCCGGGGCCGTCGCGACGCTGGCGGCCGGGGCGCATCCGCTGGCCGCGGAGGATACTGTGGTGCCGATGCCGGTCGCGATCCCCAGCTTCGACGGCGCCACGGTGCCGGCCTTCCTGTTCGAGCCGGCGGAGCCACGCCCCGGCAGGCCGGCGCTCGTCTTCGTGCATGGCGGGCCGGAATCGCAGTTCGCGGCGCATTGGCGGCCAGACCTGCAGTACCTCGTCCGCCGCGGCTGGACGGTGCTCGCCCCCAATGTCCGGGGCTCGACGGGCTACGGACGCGCCTGGCAGGCGGGCGACGACCTGGACAGGCGGATGGACAGCGTGCGCGACCTCGAGGCGGTGCGGGCCTGGCTCGCCGCGCAGCCCGGACTTGATGCGGCGCGCATCTGCGTGGCCGGCCAGTCCTACGGAGGGTTCATGGCGCTCTCGGCCCTGGCCGAATGTCCCGACCACTGGTGCGCCGGCGCGGACTTCTACGGGATCGCCGACTTCCCGGCCTTCATGGCCACGACCGGGCCGTGGCGGCGCAGGCTGCGCGCGGTCGAGTACGGCGATCCGGATACGCCGGAGGGAGCCGCGCTGCTGGCCTCGCTGTCGCCCCTGGCGAAGCTCGACCGGATCCGGGCGCCGCTCTTCCTGGCCCACGGCCTGGAGGATCCGCGCGTCAGCCCGGCGCAGAGCGAGGCGGTGGCCTCGGTGCTGCGCGGACGGGGCCATCCGGTCACGCTGGTGCGGGTTGCGGACGAGGGGCACGGGTTCCGGCGGGCGGCGAGCCGACGGCTGGTCTTCGACACGTTCGTGCGCTTCCTCGAAGCGGCGGCCGGCGTCCACGAACCGGGCCGGCGCGCGGCGGCGGCTTCGCAATTAACGTAAAGTCAACGGCCCTGAACATTCCGCGATCGGGTGCGGGCAGGACCGGCAACGACCGGTACTCTTCCCGAGGAACGAAGCACGACCATCAGGCGAGCCGGGGATGGCCACGCAGCGCCGGAACCTTTCGCGAACAGTGGACGATCCGCGGTTGCAGGCGGTTGCAGGACCGGAACGGACCGCGTCCGCCCGGCCTAGCCGCCCGGCTTGATCAGGTCGAGGCGCGTGAAGGTGTCGAAGCCGACATAGACGACCTCCGGGACCTTGCGCCCCTTCTTGAGGTCGAGCAGCAGGTCGACGGCCTTCACGCCCATGTCGCCCGGGCGCTGGCCGACCAGGACGTGGCCGAGCCCCTCGCGCACCAGCGCCTTCTGGGCGGGAAGCGCGTCGGCGACGACCAGAACGGTCTGCGCCTGGTCGATGCGGGGCTTGTACTTGGCGACCATGGCGCGCCAGTCCTCCGGCGCCAGCATCGGCCAGGCGCCGACCGAGAAGACGACGTCGAGGTCGGGGCGGCGGGCGAGCGTCTGGTCCATCATGCGCACGGCATCCACGAAGGTGCCGTCGGTCACGACCGGGCTCTCCTTCGCCTCGCTCCAGGATCCCGTCGACAAGGCGTCGCGGATGCCGGCGATGCGCTCGGACAGGTTGGGCAGGGTCGGATCGGCGGTCAGGATCACGAATGTGCCGCCCTTCGGCTTCCAACGCTTCACCGACTGGCCGAGGGTGCGGCCGAAATCCTTGGCGTTGGTGCCGATGAAGGCCTGGCGCCGGGTGCGCGGCAGGTCGGCGTCGAAGGTGACGACCGGGACGCCGGCCGCGACCGCCTCGTCGATCGCCTGGGCGGTCTCCTGGGTCGGGTCGGGGGAGAGGGCGATGCCGTCGATTCCTTCCTTCACGAGGTCCCGGAGCAGCTGGGCCTGGCTGCGCTTCTCCTCGCCGCCCGGGGCGGCGTAGAGGCAGGTGACCCCGGTGACCTGGCGGGCGCGTTCGCCGCAGCCGTCGCGGATCGCCTGGAAGAAGGGGCTGTCGGCGGTCGGGGGCACGATAGCGAAGCGATAGGGCTGCGCCGCGGCGCCGAGGGACGGCGCCAGCCAGAGCAGCGCGAAGGCCAGCAGCAGGGCGAGGGCGCGCCGGTGGTCCGACATGGGGGGTCTCCCGCTCAGGACCGGCCGAGCCGCGCTTCGATGCGGTCCCAGACGAGGGCGGCGATGTCGGGGCCGCCGAGGCGCTTGACCGCCCGGATGCCGGTCGGCGACGTCACGTTGATCTCGGTCAGGAAGCCGCCGATCACGTCGATGCCGACGAAGATCAGGCCGCGTTCCCGGAGCGCCGGGCCGAGGCGCTCGCAGATCTCGCGTTCGCGCGGAGTGAGCTCGGTGGCGACGGCCTGGCCGCCGCGCACCATGTTGGAGCGGAGGTCGTCGACCGCCGGGACCCGGTTGATCGCCCCGGCGAACTCGCCGTCGACCAGGATGATGCGCTTGTCGCCGTCGCGCACCTCGGCGCGGTATTGCTGGGTCACCCAGGGCTCGCGGAAGGTGGTGGTGAACATGTCGAGCAGGGAGCCGAAATTCTCGTCCTCGGCCTTCACCCGGAACACGGCCGCGCCGCCGTTGCCGTAGAGCGGCTTCATGACGACGTCCCGGTATTCGGCCCGGAAGGCACGGATCTCGTCCGGATCGCGCGAGATCAGCGTCGGCGGCATCAGGTCGGGGAACTCGGTGACGAAGACCTTCTCGGGGGCGTTGCGGACATGCGCCGGGTCGTTGACGACGAGGGTCTTCGGATGCACGCGCTCCAGGAGGTGCGTGGCCGAGACGTAGTGCATGTCGAAGGGGGGATCCTGGCGCATGTGGATCACGTCGAAGCGGGAAAGGTCGGCGCGCTCCTTCGTGCCGAGGGTGAAGTGGTCGCCCTCCTGGTCGCGCACCTCCACGGGCTCGACAGCGGCGTAGACCTTGCCGTCGCGCAGCGCCAGCCGGTCGGCGGTGTAGTGCCAGAGGCGGTGGCCGCGGGCCTGGGCCTCCAGCATGAGCGCGAAGGTGGAATCGCCGCGGATCCGGATCCCCGCGATGTGGTCCATCTGCACGGCGACGTCGAGCGGCATGGCGGGCTCCGATCCTTCTGGTTCGTCCTGTCTAGCGCCCGCCGCGCCGGGGGGCAACGCGGGCCGGGCCCTCAGCGGGCGGGCCGGAACGCGTCCTTCATGTGGTGGGGCCAGCGGCGCGGGACCACCAGCACGATGTCGAAGCGCTGGTCGAAGTCGGCGAAGGCGGGATGGCGGGCGACCCAGAGCTCGGCGGCGGCGGCGATCCGGCGCGCCGCCGTGTCGGAGACCGCCTCCAGGGCGGCCTCGCGGGTCTGCCGGGCCTTCACCTCGACGAAGGCGAGGAGGCGGCCGCGCCGGGCGACGAGGTCGATCTCGCCGGCGCCCGAGCGGTAGCGGCGGTCAATGACCGCGTAGCCCTTGAGCCGGAGCGCCCAGGCGGCCAGGGTCTCGGCGGAGAGCCCCCGGCGGTAGGCCTGCCGGCGGGCCGGGGCCGGACCGCTCACGGGACGTCCCCGGCCTTTAGGGTGAGGGCGCGCTCGTAGAGCGCCTTGCGGTCCGCCCCGAGCAGGCGCGCCACCTCGGCGGCCGCCTTGCCGGGCGGCAGGCGCTCCAGGGCGGCGCGAAGCATGCGGTCGATGTCGTCGGGACCGGCCTCGGCCGGGGCCGGCGGGCCGATGACGATGACGATCTCGCCGCGGGGGTCCTTGTCGGCCCAGCGGCCGGCGAGCTCGCCGAGGCTGCCTCGCACGGTCTCCTCGAAGGCCTTCGTCAACTCGCGGGCGACGGCGGCGGGGCGCTCCGGCCCGAGCCGGTCGGCGAGGTCGGCCAGGGATTCGGCGAGGCGATGGGGCGATTCGTAGAGGACCAGGGTGGCCGGGACGGGCGCGAGTTCCTCGATGCGCCGGCGGCGCGCCTCCGTGCGGGCCGGCAGGAAGCCGGCGAACAGGACCGTGTCGCTGGGCAGGGCGGAGACAACCAGCGCGGCGAGGAGCGCGGAGGCGCCCGGCAGAGGCACGACCTTGTGGCCCGCCGCCGCGGCGGCCTCGACCAGCTTGTAGCCCGGGTCGGAGACGAGGGGCGTGCCGGCGTCCGAGACCAGCGCGACCACCTTGCCCTCGGCGAGCGCGGCGAGGATCCGGGGGCGCTCGGCCGCCGCGTTGTGCTCGTGATAGGCGGTCAGCCGCGGCTTCAGTCCGTAGCGGTCGAGGAGCACGCGGGTCACCCGGGTGTCCTCGCAGGCGACCAGGTCGGCGGTCGCCAGGGTCTCGAGCGCGCGGATCGTCATGTCGCCGAGATTGCCGATCGGGGTCGCGACGATGTAGAGGCCCGGGGCGGGACGGGCAGCCTCGAAGCGGTGGGGCCCGATGTGGTAGCCGGGGCGGCTGCCGGTCTCTGCGGCCAAGGCGGGTGTCCTTCGACGGGGATGGTCCCCCTGCATAGCCGACCCGTGGCGGTTCGGCCACAGAGGGGGGCCGCGAAAGGCTATTTTGACTAAGGGTCACGACGCGGTCACAATCCGCCGGCTTTTCCCGCCGAAATCCTGCGCTGGAGATCGTCCCCGTGACGCCTGCCGATCGCCGTTCGTTCCTCCTGTCGGCCGCCCGACTTCCGCTCGCGGGTGGCCTCCTCGCCCTGGCGGGTTGCACCGGGACGAGCGGGCCGGGCACACTCTTCGGCGACGGCAAGACGGTGACGTCGCCGCCTGCGGGGGCGGGCGGCAACGTGATGGGCGCGGGCGGCGTCAGGGTCGCGATGATCCTCCCGAACTCGGCGGGGGGCCAATCGAGCGCGCTCGCCCAGCAGATCAAGAACGCCGCGGACCTGGCGCTGCAGGACTTCCCCGGCTCCAACATCCAGATCATGGTCAAGGACGATGGCGGCACCACCGAGGGCGGCCAGGCGGCGGCGAGCCAGGCGGCCGCCGAGGGCGCGCAGCTGATCGTCGGGCCGCTCAACGCGGTCGCGGCGCGCGGCGCCGCCGGTCCGGCCCGGCAGGCAGGCATTCCGGTCGTCGCCTTCACGACCGACACGAGCGTGGCGAGCCGCGGGGTCTACCTGATCGGCTTCCTGCCGAGCGCCGACGTCGAGCGCATCGTCGCCTTCGCGGCCCAGCAGGGACGCCGGTCCTTCGCGGCCCTCGTGCCCGACGACGCCTACGGGTCGGTCGCCGAGGCCGCCTTCCGGCAGGCGACCGCCCAGGCGGACGCGCGGGTGATGGGCATCGAGCGCTATCGCGACTCCACCGAGATGCAGGCCAAGGCCGCGGTGATCGCGAAGCTCGGCGCGCAGATCGACGCGGTCTTCGTGCCCGACCTCGCCGCCAATGCCGCCCAGGCGGTGCAGGCCATGTCGGCTGCCGGGCTCGACACCCGCAAGGTCAAGATCCTCGGGACGGGTCGCTGGGCCGACCCGGCCGCCCTCGCCTCCCCGGCGCTGGCGGGCGGCTGGTACCCGGGGCCCGACCCGGTCAAGATCGACGGCTTCCGCCAGCGCTACCGGCAGGCCTACGGGGCCGAGCCGGCCTCCCTCGCGGTCCTCGGCTACGAGGCGGTGTTCCTGGCCGCCGGGCTGGTGCGCAACGCCGGCTCGAACCCGTTCCGCGAGGACGTGCTCCTGTCGCGCAACGGCTTCCTGGGCGTGACCGGCCTGTTCCGGTTCCGCCCGGACGGGACGAGCGAGCGCGGGCTGGCGGTCTTCGAGATCGCGCAGGGCGGCGCCA
This sequence is a window from Prosthecomicrobium sp. N25. Protein-coding genes within it:
- the gshB gene encoding glutathione synthase — its product is MPLDVAVQMDHIAGIRIRGDSTFALMLEAQARGHRLWHYTADRLALRDGKVYAAVEPVEVRDQEGDHFTLGTKERADLSRFDVIHMRQDPPFDMHYVSATHLLERVHPKTLVVNDPAHVRNAPEKVFVTEFPDLMPPTLISRDPDEIRAFRAEYRDVVMKPLYGNGGAAVFRVKAEDENFGSLLDMFTTTFREPWVTQQYRAEVRDGDKRIILVDGEFAGAINRVPAVDDLRSNMVRGGQAVATELTPREREICERLGPALRERGLIFVGIDVIGGFLTEINVTSPTGIRAVKRLGGPDIAALVWDRIEARLGRS
- a CDS encoding YraN family protein; protein product: MSGPAPARRQAYRRGLSAETLAAWALRLKGYAVIDRRYRSGAGEIDLVARRGRLLAFVEVKARQTREAALEAVSDTAARRIAAAAELWVARHPAFADFDQRFDIVLVVPRRWPHHMKDAFRPAR
- a CDS encoding alpha/beta fold hydrolase codes for the protein MMLKHGLYPPLLPFRSFRLAVDPPHELHVEEGGDPAGIPVLALHGGPGSAFRSHTPQSFHPGRFRVVRFDQRGCGRSTPLGCLDANTTEHLVADIERVREALGIERWLVTGASWGCLLALVYGLAHPDRCLGFRLQGVQFADRAGIRAWFHDAGRFFPEAYEAFAGHVPEEERGDLVAAYHRRLVDPDPAMHEPAARALRLWLATVQVVSASPAYVFSLSDPVAARVIGTLITHYCLNGYFVPEGAVLAGIGRLRHLPCEIVQGRIDMVTAPEAAWRLKAAWPGARLTVVDVANHVATPEAPDLSTAITEATDRLADRLEGRGPALADYLALASHQAPTLSDDGTLLAWIADETGSGQIWTMARPGGRPSPRLILPDPVTSVAFRPKSRDILFTTDGGGDERTQLWLLRDGQAAPEPLTQDPRVLHAGATFDPPGQRLVYAANARTAADMDIHLKSLETGETRVILAGQGWRTPMKVSPDGTLILVQDNGRGLHDADLLTVEVATGEIRPLLSRREAHVAAARFVEGGAALLLVTDAGRAFHGLARLPLAGGALEWLATPEGDVEAAVTLGDDGHAAVAVNRDGVSRILIFDLGTGESRPVEGLPAGRVTSLLAADGGRRLVVALARFDRPSAILEVDLDAGAVATLAAGAHPLAAEDTVVPMPVAIPSFDGATVPAFLFEPAEPRPGRPALVFVHGGPESQFAAHWRPDLQYLVRRGWTVLAPNVRGSTGYGRAWQAGDDLDRRMDSVRDLEAVRAWLAAQPGLDAARICVAGQSYGGFMALSALAECPDHWCAGADFYGIADFPAFMATTGPWRRRLRAVEYGDPDTPEGAALLASLSPLAKLDRIRAPLFLAHGLEDPRVSPAQSEAVASVLRGRGHPVTLVRVADEGHGFRRAASRRLVFDTFVRFLEAAAGVHEPGRRAAAASQLT
- the rsmI gene encoding 16S rRNA (cytidine(1402)-2'-O)-methyltransferase, producing MQGDHPRRRTPALAAETGSRPGYHIGPHRFEAARPAPGLYIVATPIGNLGDMTIRALETLATADLVACEDTRVTRVLLDRYGLKPRLTAYHEHNAAAERPRILAALAEGKVVALVSDAGTPLVSDPGYKLVEAAAAAGHKVVPLPGASALLAALVVSALPSDTVLFAGFLPARTEARRRRIEELAPVPATLVLYESPHRLAESLADLADRLGPERPAAVARELTKAFEETVRGSLGELAGRWADKDPRGEIVIVIGPPAPAEAGPDDIDRMLRAALERLPPGKAAAEVARLLGADRKALYERALTLKAGDVP
- a CDS encoding substrate-binding domain-containing protein yields the protein MSDHRRALALLLAFALLWLAPSLGAAAQPYRFAIVPPTADSPFFQAIRDGCGERARQVTGVTCLYAAPGGEEKRSQAQLLRDLVKEGIDGIALSPDPTQETAQAIDEAVAAGVPVVTFDADLPRTRRQAFIGTNAKDFGRTLGQSVKRWKPKGGTFVILTADPTLPNLSERIAGIRDALSTGSWSEAKESPVVTDGTFVDAVRMMDQTLARRPDLDVVFSVGAWPMLAPEDWRAMVAKYKPRIDQAQTVLVVADALPAQKALVREGLGHVLVGQRPGDMGVKAVDLLLDLKKGRKVPEVVYVGFDTFTRLDLIKPGG
- a CDS encoding penicillin-binding protein activator, whose amino-acid sequence is MTPADRRSFLLSAARLPLAGGLLALAGCTGTSGPGTLFGDGKTVTSPPAGAGGNVMGAGGVRVAMILPNSAGGQSSALAQQIKNAADLALQDFPGSNIQIMVKDDGGTTEGGQAAASQAAAEGAQLIVGPLNAVAARGAAGPARQAGIPVVAFTTDTSVASRGVYLIGFLPSADVERIVAFAAQQGRRSFAALVPDDAYGSVAEAAFRQATAQADARVMGIERYRDSTEMQAKAAVIAKLGAQIDAVFVPDLAANAAQAVQAMSAAGLDTRKVKILGTGRWADPAALASPALAGGWYPGPDPVKIDGFRQRYRQAYGAEPASLAVLGYEAVFLAAGLVRNAGSNPFREDVLLSRNGFLGVTGLFRFRPDGTSERGLAVFEIAQGGAKVVGPAPKQFGSGT